The Nostoc sp. 'Lobaria pulmonaria (5183) cyanobiont' DNA window GTACATAATTAGCATTCTGATTAAGCAAACTTTATTTTTTTAGCATAATATTTAGTTATTGGCAATGTTTATCGTCTCAAAATACCCTCAACACAAGGCTGACGAAGACACCGTAGTAATTAAACATCTCAGTGATGTGAAAATAAGATTCCAGTTTTCTGTAGACATCAGCCAAGTCATTTAATAGTATTACTATACTACTTAAGGTTATAACTACTTTAGAGAAAAGTTACAGCAAAAAAAGCTCATTAAGTAGGTTGATACAATATATAAAAATCAGATTTAATTTATGAAAATAAAAATGTTCAGACTTCTAGCTTTATATATATAGGAAGTCAAAAACATATTTTTCATAAATGATTAATTATGGCTATAAAAAATCATTTTGATTCCATCCGAAGTTATTTAAATTAGCATAATTATTAAATAACATGAGAGGTTAATAGCATTATTTATCAATCTTATAATTGGCAAATTCACAAACTATTTACTATTATTGTAATAATAACTGTTAAAAATCAAAATCTAAATCATGAGTAGCCAATTAGAACAGTTTGCAAGTGATAATTCCTCTGGTATTTGTCCGGAAGCACTGGAATATATGATTAGGGCAAATCAAGGTAGTGTTCCAGCTTATGGAAATGATCAATGGACTCAAAAAGCAACAGATTATTTTCGTGAACTCTTTGAAATTGATTGTGAAGTATTTTTTACCTTTAACGGTACGGCTGCAAATTCTTTATCTTTAGCTGCTCTTTGTCAGTCATATCACAGCGTCATTTGCCATGAGACATCTCACATAGAAACAGATGAATGTGGCGCACCTGAATTTGCATCTAATGGCTCAAAACTGCTACTTGCTCAAGGTAAAAATGGCAAATTAACATCAGAAGCTATAGAGGCAATTGTTACTAAACGTACTGATATTCATTATCCCAAACCTAAAGTTATTAGCATTACACAATCAACGGAATTAGGAACTTTATATTCTATTGAAGAACTTTTAAATATTAAAGAAGTTGCAAACAAATATAACTTAAAGATTCACATGGATGGCGCTCGTTTTGCAAATGCAGTTGCTGCTATGAATAAAAGCCCTGCTGAAATTACTTGGAAAACTGGAGTGGATGTATTGTGCTTTTGTGGTACCAAGAATGGAATGGCATTAGGTGAAGCCATTCTTTTCTTCAACAAAGCCCTAGCAGAGGATTTTGATTATCGATGCAAGCAAGCAGGCCAGCTAGCTTCAAAAATGCGGTTTATTTCTGCTCCTTGGTTGGGCTTATTAGAAACTGGTGCTTGGCTAAAAAATGCCAGACACGCCAATCAATGTGCTGAATACTTAGAAAATCAACTATTAAATATAGAAGGCGTTGACTTGATGTTTCCTAGAGAAGCCAACGCCGTATTTGTAAAATTACCTGAAGAAGTCATTCACAGCTTAAAAGCAAAGAACTGGCAGTTTTATACATTTATTGGTGTGGGAGGAGTACGTTTTATGTGTTCTTGGAACACTACTCAATCAAGGATTGATGAATTAGTTGGTGATATTAAAAACGCAAAAAAGTAAGTGACCTAGCCTACTTGTGTCATGTCCGCATAAGTTAGTTATGATTCCCATAGTCATTGCACCCCACCATTTGATCTGACTTTTCCACATCCCGTGAAAAGTCAGATCAAATGTTGTTTTGGAATTAGAGAAAAATTCGTAACCGCGTTTGCGATCGCACGACAAGCACAAATTCTCCCACCAGTCAACAAACAGCTTGTCACTTTTAGCACTGAATTTCAATTACTGTATTGTATATATATACTGTGTTTTGTCCAGAATACTTTCTGAGCAAGCTTTTTGAGACTTAATGGCAAAAGTCAGGTCTAAAAGAAAAAGGTAAGAAATCTATAAAGTGTAAAGTATTGTTGCATAAGCGTTTTTTTAGTACGACCTTGCAACGCTTTTTCTGGGTTGTACCAGTCGCAATTGGGGGAGCCAAACCAATGCTACAAAGAAGGTTATCTAATACTGGTTCGTTAGTAAATAGGTAGGCACAATTAAACCGAACTGTATAAACTTATATAAAGCACCATAAACGCTTTGAATATAAGCTCTTAAGCAATTTATATCTATTAATATATTTGTATTTTTTTTAGCGTCCACCTACTTATTACGCCTTTAAGCTTGGATATAAAATTTATAAATTTTCTCAAAGTAGATTTTATAAATCAACAATATCCTTCATACTTTAAAACAGTAATCCTACGTAAAATTCAAGGAAGGGATGCCAATGACATCTCTATTACAGCGACTAAGTGCAGAACGAAATCGCAGATTTGTAGGACGTGGGCGGGAAGTGGAGCTATTTATTGATGCGATCGCATCAAGAGAATTACCTTTTCACATTTTGCACGTCTTTGGCCCTGGCGGTGTGGGCAAGACAACCCTCATGCAGCAGTTTTTGCGGTTTTGTGAACGATCAAAAACCTCAACTATCTACGTAGAAGCACGTAATATAGAAGCTGCGCCAGAATCTTTTATTAGCACGTTGCGTTCGTTGATGGGATTGAATGAATCAGATTCTCCTTTGCACGTGCTAGCCCAAAGACAAGAACGTAATGTAATTTTTATTGATACCTATGAAGCTATTACCCAGCTAGATGAATGGTTGCGGGAAGGATTCTTACCCCATTTGTCTGTTGATACCTTAATTGTGATTGCTGGACGCAATCCCCCCTCATCTGGTTGGTGTAGCGATCCAGGTTGGCAAGCTTTGATGCACACTTTCCCTCTACGCAACCTTACCCCAGAAGAAAGTCAAACTTATCTCACCACACGAGATATTCCCACCACACAACACCAGACGATTCTAGAATTTACCCACGGACATCCTTTAGCATTATCTTTGGTTGCTGAGGTGTTTGCTCAGGGAAAAGAAATCTCTTTTCAAGCAGAATCTGCTCCGAATGTTGTTAAAACACTGTTGTCAAGATTCATAAAAGAAGTACCAACGCCCCTACACCGTATGGCTTTAGAAGCTTGTGCGGTGATCCGGCTGACTACCGAAGCCGGACTAAATCAAATATTGGCTCTGCCTCAAAATACTTTGGCTGGTAAGGCTCACTCTTTAGGGGAAATACTTGATGTTCATGATTTATTTGAGTGGTTGCGCGGATTGTCGTTTATCGAATCAGGGCAATTGGGTTTATTTCCCCACGATTTAGCACGTGAAGTTTTAATTGCTGACTTGCGTTGGCGTAATTCGGAATTTTACACTGAATTACACCACCGAGCGCGTCAATATTATACTAAACGACTAGGACAAACCCAAGGGCAAGAAAAGCATCGAGTGCTACTTGATTATATTTTTTTGCATCGGGATAACTCGGCAATTCGATCCTGTTTCACCTGGGGTGAGCAAAGTAGTTTATTGACGGACTCACTACGGGAAACTGACAAAACCGCACTCCTGGGGATGGTGGCAGAATACGAAGGCGAAGAATCAGCAAAAATAGCAGATCACTGGTTGAAGCGCCAACCGCAGAATGTAGTAGTATTTCGTGACTTGCACTCCGAACCTGCGGGATTTGCAATGATGGTGGCATTGCAGACAGCAACTGTTGAAGATTTGAGTGCAGATCCGGGCGCTCTGGCATCTTGGCAATATCTGCAAACTCATGCACCATTACGCCCTAGCGAAGGCGCAACTATTTTCCGCTTTTGGATGGCGCGGGACACTTATCAAGCTGTTTCCCCCACCCAAAGTCTAATTTTCATTAATTTTGTGCAGTATTTTCAGAAAACACCGGGGTTAGCATACACCTTCCTACCTTGTGCCCAAGCCGATAGTTGGACAGCAATGTTGAACTACTTCGACTTAACACGACTTTCTGAAACTGATTTTACAGTTGAGGGAAGACACTATGGTGTTTATGCCCATGACTGGCGAATTGTGTCACCTGCCGCATGGAAGGAAATTTTGGCCCGAAAAGAGGTTACAACTGCCGGAGAATCTGTAGACAATACTCCAGTCGGTGAACCTCTGTTAGTTCTTAGTCAGCCAGAATTTGTGGAGGCGGTGCAGAATGCCTTACGTAACTTTAGTTGTCCTCATGTATTACAGAATAATCCATTAGTGCGATCGCGAAGCGTACAGGAAGTGTTGTGGCGCTTAGTGTCAGAACAAGTTGCCACAAAAGCAAGTATGAACAAGAGTCCAAACGAGACTCAACTCTCTGAGCAGCCGGATGGGCACTTAGGCGATGCCTGCGGTGGGCAAAGCCAACGCGTTAAGGTTTTACAAAATCTAGTGAAACAAGCAGTTGAATCCTTACAATCATCCCCGCGTGATGAAAAACTCTATCGCGCTGTTTATCGAACTTATTTAAATCCCGCCCCCACGCAAGAACAAGCAGCTGAGTTACTAGATTTGCCTTTCAGTACCTATCGCCGTCATCTGAAAGCTGGGATGACAAGAGTTACAGATATTTTATGGCAAGGAGAAATTAGCTAACAGCGAAAATTCCGAGTGCGAGTGCGAAATGATTTTGTGAGAGAGGATTTTAAAGACTCAAATTCAGCCAAAAAAGCTTTTCAGCCTGTGACAAACTAATTTCAAAGTAGCCTATTATGCACAAAGCAGTTATTAAAAAAATGAAGATATATCGTTTCATATTTTCCTCAAAATAAGATTTTCTGACAAACTCATCACATATAACTAGCAATGAATTAGATAGATTAGAACTATCCTTGGTTATTGCTACTTTTGGAGTTTAGATTCAGCCATTAACAGGCGATTGTCCGTTAAATTAATACCAATTATCCATTAAGACGCACTTAAGTTTTATTAAACAAACAGCCAAGTATACAAAGAAAGAAATTAGTTATTAAGTGCAAGTTTACAGAGAATTGGTATAAGTAATGAATCTGGATGATTCATTTAGAGGTTAGTTGACAGATTTTAGCTTTTTTAGTTTGCGCTTTAGTCTTAAGGTGCTACCAAGAATCCCAAAGACTACTGTGCTAGCGATTGAAGAAGGTTCGGGGACAAGTGTAATATTGCCAGGGCCTGTGATGGTATTGGTAAAAGTACCAAAACTGTTATTGCTATTGTCAAATCCAGTAGTTACTAAAAAGTATTGATTATTGGCAGTTAAGCTCAAGCCGCTAAAACCAGATGTGCCCTCATCTGGGAAAGGATCATTCCCACTGAGTAAATTAACTAATGGGGTAGTTGGGTTGAAGCTGTTTTGGTACAAGAACTGGATGCCCAGGAAAGCTTGAGAACCTACAACATTATATGAGCCTGTAGTATCAACAAA harbors:
- a CDS encoding ATP-binding protein; the protein is MTSLLQRLSAERNRRFVGRGREVELFIDAIASRELPFHILHVFGPGGVGKTTLMQQFLRFCERSKTSTIYVEARNIEAAPESFISTLRSLMGLNESDSPLHVLAQRQERNVIFIDTYEAITQLDEWLREGFLPHLSVDTLIVIAGRNPPSSGWCSDPGWQALMHTFPLRNLTPEESQTYLTTRDIPTTQHQTILEFTHGHPLALSLVAEVFAQGKEISFQAESAPNVVKTLLSRFIKEVPTPLHRMALEACAVIRLTTEAGLNQILALPQNTLAGKAHSLGEILDVHDLFEWLRGLSFIESGQLGLFPHDLAREVLIADLRWRNSEFYTELHHRARQYYTKRLGQTQGQEKHRVLLDYIFLHRDNSAIRSCFTWGEQSSLLTDSLRETDKTALLGMVAEYEGEESAKIADHWLKRQPQNVVVFRDLHSEPAGFAMMVALQTATVEDLSADPGALASWQYLQTHAPLRPSEGATIFRFWMARDTYQAVSPTQSLIFINFVQYFQKTPGLAYTFLPCAQADSWTAMLNYFDLTRLSETDFTVEGRHYGVYAHDWRIVSPAAWKEILARKEVTTAGESVDNTPVGEPLLVLSQPEFVEAVQNALRNFSCPHVLQNNPLVRSRSVQEVLWRLVSEQVATKASMNKSPNETQLSEQPDGHLGDACGGQSQRVKVLQNLVKQAVESLQSSPRDEKLYRAVYRTYLNPAPTQEQAAELLDLPFSTYRRHLKAGMTRVTDILWQGEIS
- a CDS encoding threonine aldolase family protein — protein: MSSQLEQFASDNSSGICPEALEYMIRANQGSVPAYGNDQWTQKATDYFRELFEIDCEVFFTFNGTAANSLSLAALCQSYHSVICHETSHIETDECGAPEFASNGSKLLLAQGKNGKLTSEAIEAIVTKRTDIHYPKPKVISITQSTELGTLYSIEELLNIKEVANKYNLKIHMDGARFANAVAAMNKSPAEITWKTGVDVLCFCGTKNGMALGEAILFFNKALAEDFDYRCKQAGQLASKMRFISAPWLGLLETGAWLKNARHANQCAEYLENQLLNIEGVDLMFPREANAVFVKLPEEVIHSLKAKNWQFYTFIGVGGVRFMCSWNTTQSRIDELVGDIKNAKK